The proteins below come from a single Podarcis muralis chromosome 8, rPodMur119.hap1.1, whole genome shotgun sequence genomic window:
- the GMNN gene encoding geminin isoform X3 → MNSRMKQKLDVEKPLATKASTSNSSTSNKSCTSQRQTLKMIQPSITGCLVGRAKEAKSSIKRKLWSDQLTSKASKPEVAVETEHRTVRGVQASDLTVKGNPSSRYWKELAEERRKALYEVLQENEKLHKEIELKDGEIARLKEENEELAELASHVQYMANMIERLTGQAPESLETLKNLDLEEIAYEESDSTEEDLDGETEGEPSQLSRNSTDLLTNETSNL, encoded by the exons ATGAATTCTAGGATGAAACAGAAACTGGATGTTGAGAAGCCCCTTGCTACAAAG GCTTCTACAAGCAATAGTTCTACAAGCAATAAAAGTTGCACATCACAAAGACAGACCCTTAAGATGATACAGCCATCTATTACAGGTTGTCTTGTTGGAAGGGCAAAGGAG GCCAAATCTTCAATCAAGAGGAAACTTTGGAGTGATCAGCTTACCTCAAAGGCTTCCAAACCGGAAGTTGCTGTTGAAACAGAACATAGAACTGTAAGAGGAGTTCAGGCTTCCGATCTTACAGTAAAAG GCAATCCTTCATCTCGGTATTGGAAGGAATTGGctgaggagaggaggaaagctctgtatGAGGTGTTGCAAGAAAATGAAAAG CTCCATAAGGAAATTGAATTAAAAGATGGTGAAATTGCTCGtctaaaagaagaaaatgaagagcttgCAGAGCTAGCCAGCCATGTACAATATATGGCAAATATGATTGAG CGACTAACTGGACAGGCACCAGAAAGTCTAGAGACACTGAAAAATCTAGACCTGGAAGAAATTGCATATGAGGAAAGTGATTCTACTGAGGAGGATTTAGATGGAGAAACTGAAGGGGAACCTTCACAGCTCTCGAGGAATTCTACAGATCTGCTGACAAATGAAACAAGTAATCTCTGA
- the GMNN gene encoding geminin isoform X2 → MNSRMKQKLDVEKPLATKASTSNSSTSNKSCTSQRQTLKMIQPSITGCLVGRAKEQAKSSIKRKLWSDQLTSKASKPEVAVETEHRTVRGVQASDLTVKGNPSSRYWKELAEERRKALYEVLQENEKLHKEIELKDGEIARLKEENEELAELASHVQYMANMIERLTGQAPESLETLKNLDLEEIAYEESDSTEEDLDGETEGEPSQLSRNSTDLLTNETSNL, encoded by the exons ATGAATTCTAGGATGAAACAGAAACTGGATGTTGAGAAGCCCCTTGCTACAAAG GCTTCTACAAGCAATAGTTCTACAAGCAATAAAAGTTGCACATCACAAAGACAGACCCTTAAGATGATACAGCCATCTATTACAGGTTGTCTTGTTGGAAGGGCAAAGGAG CAGGCCAAATCTTCAATCAAGAGGAAACTTTGGAGTGATCAGCTTACCTCAAAGGCTTCCAAACCGGAAGTTGCTGTTGAAACAGAACATAGAACTGTAAGAGGAGTTCAGGCTTCCGATCTTACAGTAAAAG GCAATCCTTCATCTCGGTATTGGAAGGAATTGGctgaggagaggaggaaagctctgtatGAGGTGTTGCAAGAAAATGAAAAG CTCCATAAGGAAATTGAATTAAAAGATGGTGAAATTGCTCGtctaaaagaagaaaatgaagagcttgCAGAGCTAGCCAGCCATGTACAATATATGGCAAATATGATTGAG CGACTAACTGGACAGGCACCAGAAAGTCTAGAGACACTGAAAAATCTAGACCTGGAAGAAATTGCATATGAGGAAAGTGATTCTACTGAGGAGGATTTAGATGGAGAAACTGAAGGGGAACCTTCACAGCTCTCGAGGAATTCTACAGATCTGCTGACAAATGAAACAAGTAATCTCTGA
- the GMNN gene encoding geminin isoform X1 yields MNSRMKQKLDVEKPLATKQASTSNSSTSNKSCTSQRQTLKMIQPSITGCLVGRAKEQAKSSIKRKLWSDQLTSKASKPEVAVETEHRTVRGVQASDLTVKGNPSSRYWKELAEERRKALYEVLQENEKLHKEIELKDGEIARLKEENEELAELASHVQYMANMIERLTGQAPESLETLKNLDLEEIAYEESDSTEEDLDGETEGEPSQLSRNSTDLLTNETSNL; encoded by the exons ATGAATTCTAGGATGAAACAGAAACTGGATGTTGAGAAGCCCCTTGCTACAAAG CAGGCTTCTACAAGCAATAGTTCTACAAGCAATAAAAGTTGCACATCACAAAGACAGACCCTTAAGATGATACAGCCATCTATTACAGGTTGTCTTGTTGGAAGGGCAAAGGAG CAGGCCAAATCTTCAATCAAGAGGAAACTTTGGAGTGATCAGCTTACCTCAAAGGCTTCCAAACCGGAAGTTGCTGTTGAAACAGAACATAGAACTGTAAGAGGAGTTCAGGCTTCCGATCTTACAGTAAAAG GCAATCCTTCATCTCGGTATTGGAAGGAATTGGctgaggagaggaggaaagctctgtatGAGGTGTTGCAAGAAAATGAAAAG CTCCATAAGGAAATTGAATTAAAAGATGGTGAAATTGCTCGtctaaaagaagaaaatgaagagcttgCAGAGCTAGCCAGCCATGTACAATATATGGCAAATATGATTGAG CGACTAACTGGACAGGCACCAGAAAGTCTAGAGACACTGAAAAATCTAGACCTGGAAGAAATTGCATATGAGGAAAGTGATTCTACTGAGGAGGATTTAGATGGAGAAACTGAAGGGGAACCTTCACAGCTCTCGAGGAATTCTACAGATCTGCTGACAAATGAAACAAGTAATCTCTGA